In Labrus bergylta chromosome 11, fLabBer1.1, whole genome shotgun sequence, one genomic interval encodes:
- the med29 gene encoding mediator of RNA polymerase II transcription subunit 29, with amino-acid sequence MASQQQQPGGPMAQPVLQQPNALQQQQQQQQQQQQLSQQQDFDPVHRFKMLIPQLKESLQNLMKIASMNLAHNTSIDNGIKSSDTSVQRFDKSLEEFYALCDQLELCLRLAYECLSQSIDSAKHSPNLVPTATKPDTVQTESMSYAQYLGMIKSQISCAKDIHNALLECSKKIAGKGQPQGIM; translated from the exons ATGGCGTCCCAGCAACAACAGCCCGGTGGACCGATGGCTCAACCCGTATTACAACAACCGAAtgcattacaacaacaacaacaacaacagcagcagcagcaacagttgAGCCAACAGCAGGACTTTGACCCCGTCCACAGATTTAAGATGTTAATTCCACAGCTGAAGGAGAGTCTGCAG AATTTAATGAAGATTGCCTCCATGAATTTGGCCCATAACACATCAATTGACAACGGCAT CAAAAGCAGCGACACCTCTGTGCAGCGCTTTGACAAAAGCCTGGAGGAGTTTTATGCCCTGTGCGATCAACTGGAGCTGTGCTTG CGGCTGGCCTATGAGTGCCTCTCCCAGAGCATCGACAGCGCCAAACATTCGCCCAACCTGGTCCCTACAGCCACCAAGCCTGACACGGTGCAGACAGAGTCCATGTCTTATGCCCAGTACCTCGGCATGATCAAGTCACAGATATCCTGCGCCAAGGATATCCACAATGCTTTGCTGGAGTGTTCAAAGAAGATCGCAGGAAAGGGACAGCCTCAGGGAATCATGTAG